ctccatcccctgtGCCTCCCGCTGCGGCACCGCAGAGGGATCCCACCACTGCCCTCCCCATCTTCCCGGGCTGATCCATAGGGGTCCCCGGCCCAGGACCCCCGTGGACCTGCCCCGGGACCCAGCGCAGGTTACGTGCATCCCCCCGGCTGCCCTCCGGCACATCCCGGCCCCTCGCACACCCCTGCGAGTGGCAGACACAGTGCTGGGcgcagctcctgccaggctgcgATTCCCCCCCGCCTTGGCTCTGCCGGGCTGGTTTTAGCTCATCTCAGCCGCGGGCGGTGGCGATGCCGCAGGGAGCCCCAGAGACTGGCCTGGAAGCAGCTTTTGCCGCTCAGGGTCACACAATCTCCTTTAGTAGCTGCAAACCCAGgcccaaaaagaaaaactctgGAGTGGCTGTTTGGTGACCGGCACGAAGCGCTCGGGCAGCCTCAAGCCATCTCCTGTCTCTGCCACCAGCCCCGGGTGGTCCCCGAGTGCGGCCGCTGTGCCCCCGCGCAGTGCTGGgatgcccagctccctgccagcatccTCGGGGCGCGTGGCACAGAGGGGTCTCTACCCCCCGCCTTTGCAACCAAACCAGCTGCCCGTGTGTGAGACATCATCCCCAGGGAGCAACAACCTGGGGTACGGGGGGGAAAAGCTTCCTTGGGACCGGGCTGGGGggtctgcagggtgctggggccgGACACAGCCTTGACCCCGTGGGGTGAGTCCCCCTTTGGGATGCACAAGACCTGGCAGGGCCTGGGGACGGCCGTTCTCCACATCCCCATTGCTcccagggacaccccagccccaccgctcccGAGGCTGCCTGTGtcccccaggagcccccaggCACCACcgtgtcccccaggaccccccagccaCCACCGTGCCCTTTGGGCTGGACGCCCTCCGGCAgcggagcgggcagggctggggaaagTGAGGAAGGAGCCACCAGCAGAGCTCCCCCGGCCCGGGGAGATGCTTTGAGAAGGGGCAGAGAAAAACCTCCCCTCCCGGAGGGCACCGGCGCCGCTGGGGGAACAAGTTTTGGAAAGCTGCAGCCTTTACGTCACACTGCAAATACTCGCGCTTTCCCCGCTTCTGCCATGCacggcagctgctgggggcactgCCATGGCACCCATCCACGTCCCACCATCCCCTGGACCACGTCTCCGCGCATTGCACCCCCCCACGAGCACaaccccagcccagcaccaggcaAGGCCCCCGGCAGCCTCCAGCTCAGAGCTTTATTGAGTTTTTTtgcacaaaaaaaccaccaaggtCACGGCCTCAGCTGGCGGCATCATGtcagcccccccccggcagcgggggcagcgcggggctggGGTGTCCTTCAGCTGTTCTCGAAGCAGCCCCGCTGGTGCCACTGCATGTCCCGCACACGGCGCACGGACTGGATGAGGGGCTGGTTGGCGTCCCACTCGTTCCAGTGGCGGTACTCGCCCTTCTCGAAGACGTGCTGGCGGCCCCGGTAGCCGGGGTACTCGTAGCCCACCCACCTGCGGGGGACAGAGGCAGTGTCCCGggaccagctccagctgcagccccccccagtGGGCAGGTCCCCCCCGGAGCGGGTGGGCATcatcctcccaccaccccagagaGGGGGTGGCGGGGCCTCTGCCCGCCGCAGCCATGCCatgctctgcagcgctgcccaggGCCACTGCTCCGTCACCACCCCGTGTCACCGCAACAAGGCTGAGCCCGGCTGGGAAATGCCGTCATgccgggaggggttggggacCCCAGGGCGGAGAAGGTGCCATGGCTCCACCACTCCTGCGGTGctgcccagcagagccctgggtCATGGCGAGGAGCCGTCACACGGCCCCGGTGACACTGCCTTGGTCCCCCTCACTCCCTGCGGGCCAGGGAAAGgccaggtggggagggagcacgggACATGACGGGCACAAGCAGCATCATGGGGACAGTTGCCTCATCCCTGCTGCAGCGTCTGTGCCAGGCatccctgccaccaccccaggggGACCAAACCACAGCGCCATGGGACGGGACCTTGATGGGGTGTCCCCGCATGCCCCCGGTGCCACCATCCTTACGTTCCATTCAGGGCCCTGACGCTGGCCACGCGGTCCTGGAAGCCGTGGGCCCAGAGGCTGGGGACATCATCGTCCACGATCTCCATCTTCCGCCCGGTGTAGCCCACGTTCTCAAAGAGGTGGATCTTGTGGTCGGGGCTGTCCTGCAAGAAAGAACGGGTCAGGGGATGCCCTGCGTGACCCCAGACCCCCCAGACCCCATCGCTGAGGCCACTCTGCTTGTCCCGGGGGGCCCAGACACCCCAACACAGCTGCTACTCACGATCTGGAGGGGGCGGAGGGACATGAGGCTGTCACTGTTGTGGCTGTTGGACCAGGAGTCCCAGCGCGGGTAGTCCCCCTTCTCCAGGACGAACTGCTCCCCGGCGAAGGCTTGCCGCTCGAAGCCCAGCCACCTGCGGGACCAGAGGGTCGGGGACGGCACGGCCACCCACCGCGGGGGGAGCACCCCATCccgaggcagcgctgcagggggatgctctccctgtctccctgGGGTTTGTCCGTCCTCCACATCCCGGACTTACGGGCCAGACTCCACCTGGATGGAGCCCACCTTCTCCAGCTCTTTCTCGGTGATGCTGGGGAGCTCCTCCGTCAGCTCGCACTTTTTCCCCTGGAAATTCTCCAGCTCGTAGATCGTGATCTAAGGTAGGGAGAAATGCCATCAGCTGCCGCTGCAGGACCCCCCCCTTggcaaaggcaggcagcagcagagcaaagtgGTCCAGCCACGTCCCCTCCGTCCCTGCCGCCCTGCGCCGATGTCGCTCCTCTCCTGCGGCAGAGCCGGATCCCACCACCCCAGGGCTTCGCTCCGCAGCTGTGTATGGGCCGAAGATGTTTGCTTGGCAAAACACAAGCTGATATTTCATCCGTGACAGGAGAAAACAAGTTGACTGGATGAAACACAGCATCGAAAACGCAGAGGGTTTGTGCTAAGAGACCCCCAGGGACGCGGGTTGCggtctcctgcccccagcccagccatggCCCATCCTTTCCTTCTCACTGCTCCCTCCAGATCCATTCTTTCCCCTGGTCTGGCCTGGAACAAgctcttttttcagtgttttcaccGAAACCTTCCCAGGTGCAGAGACCACAACACCTCCTGGGGCAGAGCTTTGGCCTGAGCCGCAGGAGGAGTCGGATCCAGCGGCCGGAGCACGGCGGGGAGCAGGGCCCAGGGTGCCCGGCACAACCTGGGGACCAGGAAGGTCAGCGGAGCAGCCAGGCTGCACCCCCCGGGCCGGCCCGAAAGGGGTCCCGGCTGGAACCCCGCAGAGCCTCCTGCGGACACCGTGTGACGGGGGAGGTATCgagggacagaggtgacaccCGCAGTCCTCAGGAACATCCTTCCGCCCCAAAGCAATAAACAGCCCAAGCTCCCAGCACCTCTTTACCCCATTTGCAGGATGCAAATCActcccacccccagccttccCCGGCCGGGAGAGGCTTTTCCCGGCTTCCCGAGctgcggggagggcagcagccaTTGCAACGCCCGCAGCTCATTTACCTCCAACCAACCCAGGAGCGTAGGaattaaaacctaaaaaaaaaaaaaaaagaaagaaagaaaatacccgGGGACTTTCACTGCTTAAACCTACAGCTGATCCCCGCCGTGACGGGATGCTTTATCTCCTGGATTAAAACATCACGCAGCTGCGCAGCAGGCGGGCGGGCAAATGTACTTGGCAGCCGCAAACGCAGCGAGCAGCGtctcctcctgccaggcagcagcaaatTCCCCGGACGAAGCATCGCTCCCcggcccacagccccacacggctcggctcggggcgggggggggatgagAAGTGGATTTATCAGCGCGGCGACGCTAACGAGCTGCTGCGTCAGGAGAGCCGGGGGCTGCTTGCTCCCCCGGTACAACCCGCAGCGCTTCCAGATTGGTACCAGCCCGGGGCGTGCGCGCTGCAACGCTCAGTGACCTGCAGCATCACCCAAAGTCCGTAACCAGTTGCCCCCCGTATACCTTGTAATTGCCAACTCGCTCGCCAGCACCCTCCCCAGTCGCCATCTGCTCGGGGGGACTTTGCTGCTCAGTCATTGTGCCTGGAAAACCCAAATTGTAGGAGGTTAACACAGAATCGCCTTAACGTGGTGTATCAGCCTTTAAAGTATGAAATACTTAATAAGATACGAACGATGAAGCAGGCATGGGAACAGGTAGCCAAAATCAACACGGTTCCCGCGAGTGCAGCGGCTGTAAATCCCCAGGGATGTCCAGGCCAGAAGGAAGCACTGGgttccccatcctcctctccctcctgcccatgGCCCTGCGTCCTCACCCCGCCAtcaccgcggggccggggggcccggCACCGAACCGAGTGACACGGGTCCCTCTCTGACCCCAGGCAGCTCGCCCAGGTGCTCATTAAACTCGTGTCTAAAAGCCTGTCCCCCTGTTTCCAGCAGGAATTTGGCCGGGtttcagcttccagctgctgACATCTCCCCCCGCTAACATAAACCTGACGGCTCTCCCTTGCTCCCGCCACCCAGCGTCCCGGGGGACACGGGATCCCGGCCGCTGGAGCCGATGCCACCGCGTTGGCTGGTGGGAGGGTGGCAAGCGTCCTCTCCTTGCTCTCCAGGAACATCTCACAAAGTTCCGACTCCACAAGGAAACCCCATCCGAAcacgcctcccccccccctcgcTCTCCCCGCGCTCACGCAAGGGATTGCCGAGAGGTTCACAggaggcaaataaaaaaaaaaacaaaaaaaaaccaccccagttTGACCGGCGTCCTTAACCAAAGCCCCGCAGCACCACTTCTCGCCAAGCATTAGCAAAACATTCGCTGCAGCGAGACCTCGACTCAGACatgttaattcttttttaaagccccttccagtccaaGCAGCGCCGCCGCTACCTCTCCCGGCGTGGTTCCGCTCTGCCGGCCGGCGCGGGCGGCCCCGCTATTTATGGGTTGCTTCTGAACAGAACAGCACATTATTTGGACGCTGATACAGCAGCTGCGTCTACTGAATTCCATCCATGAGATTTCATCTCAATAGCGGGGGCTCGCAGCGTGCGATGGGAACGTTATTCAGATTTCTCCCGGCCGGCCCTTAAAAATGTGCCACTCGATTTACAGAAGATTAACGTCGAAATTCGCATCAGCACGTTCACGCTGCTTCTTGCCAGGTTCTCTGGAAAACTCTCCCATCAGCAGTTAACGGGAGGGTTTAGCCTAGAAATCAAGTACAGCACAAAGccgggggggggcaaaaaaaaaaaaaaaggcaaaatatttacaGCTTGTTTTGGGCTCCAACGCAAGACGAAACGCGGGTCGGCGTCAGCTCCCGGGAGCTCTGCGGGGAACGGGGGGCAGATGGTACCACGGCAAGAGGGCAAGGCCGGCACTCAAGATTTGGGTTCTCGCCCCAGCGTTGACCCTTCTCAGGAACATTATCGCCATCGagccctttttccttctttgcaccTCAGTTTGCCGGGAGCGCGCCTGCATGAATCCCCTGGGATCAAGGGGACTGACAGGGTCTTTTGGGAGCCAAGTGCCTTGTACACAGGTCCATCCATCGCTACAGGGAAAGCATGATTTAACGGGGGGGAGGAAGTGCAATCCTGCCACACCAGATGCCACCTGAGAGCATTTTACTTTGCTGGACGCTAAGCTACGCTCAACCTACCCGCATCTCCGTCCAGTACCGCTCTTGCAGGGTTTTCCACCCTCTCTGAGGGCGCCTCAGCCTGAAACCGAGAACTAGACATGAAGCATTTACCAAAATTGTCAAAAAGTGACTCCACTGGGCCGGCTTGGACAAAACTGGAAGTTTGGGGGGATGGGCAGATGGCCAGAAACCCGTCCCGGCCGCAGCAGCGCCAGATGGAGCTCTCTGCTGCAATTTGCCCTAGGGTACCGCGCGTTCGAGCTGTTCACGGGGAGGTTCTTCACGCCCAGCCCGGCACCGACGATCCTGGGGAAGCCGCGGGGGGATACCCCAAGGCCAGTCCTCTAATGGAcattggttttttccccacatcGGAGCCCACCCCTGCAATGCCGCACGGCTCCCAcgaaggggaggggaggtggggtgggatcAGGGTCTTCGCCATGTAAAGCTACCCATGAAGTGCCGCTGGCAGCGCAGCTCAGGGCGAGCTCATCTATTGCCATCGTTCAAATGACACTCGTACCAACCAAAGAGCCCAGCGCGGCCAGTGCTTTGATAGAGCCCGTTCTTATTGCAGCtccttttcacattttcatctttCCTTGGAATACGAAGCCGCTTGCCcggaaaatatataaaaatctcttctgtaCAGAAGGAGGACTCAAAGGAGAGCGTGGAAGGGATTAAGTTGTCTCTCTTACCAAACACAACTGCGGCTGTTTTCGACAGAttagaaatgcagaatttttCTTACCAGCCCATTCCTTGCACTTCGCTCGGCAGCGGCTGCAGTTCCCGCGAACATTCCTCTCCCCAGCGCAGGGAGCCTGCCCTCGGCGAAGGCCATTGCAAAAACACGACAGAAGGGGCACTGGATCTCATTGATTTGTCTTCCTGACAGAACTCAATTTCCCTTAACTGTGTCAGCCTCTTAAATCCCTTCG
This Chroicocephalus ridibundus chromosome 13, bChrRid1.1, whole genome shotgun sequence DNA region includes the following protein-coding sequences:
- the CRYBB3 gene encoding beta-crystallin B3 yields the protein MSSSRFQAEAPSERVENPARAVLDGDAGTMTEQQSPPEQMATGEGAGERVGNYKITIYELENFQGKKCELTEELPSITEKELEKVGSIQVESGPWLGFERQAFAGEQFVLEKGDYPRWDSWSNSHNSDSLMSLRPLQIDSPDHKIHLFENVGYTGRKMEIVDDDVPSLWAHGFQDRVASVRALNGTWVGYEYPGYRGRQHVFEKGEYRHWNEWDANQPLIQSVRRVRDMQWHQRGCFENS